The following are encoded in a window of Amaranthus tricolor cultivar Red isolate AtriRed21 chromosome 2, ASM2621246v1, whole genome shotgun sequence genomic DNA:
- the LOC130806754 gene encoding mitogen-activated protein kinase kinase kinase YODA-like produces MPSWWGKSSSKEAKKKTGDETILDTLRRKFRSPSDVKLDSSSGASRRHCIDTVSERGAQSRAESRSPSPSKDSKRVGRCQSFVERPLAQPLPLPGLHPANVSRTDSGISLTSKPRLEKSSKSSLFRPLPRPSCIRSTADHSELDNDLVTASVSSNSSVESDDLTDSRLRSPQASDLDIGPRTAAGSPSSVMLKDNSPKSAQNNSIEALRPGSIPLSKQNTTASTRRRPLGNHVPNLQVPAHGAFYSAPDSSMSSPSRSPIRTPNSEQVLNTAFWASKPYPDVTLLGSGHCSSPGSGHNSGHNSMGGDISGQLFWQQPSRGSPEHSPIPSPRMTSPGPSSRVQSGAVTPIHPRAAASGSETHASWGDDGKQQSHRLPLPPVAIPSPSPFSHGNSAATSPSVPRSPARGDNLPSPTLRWKKGRLLGRGTFGHVYLGFNSETGEMCAMKEVTLFSDDPKSKESAKQLQQEISLLSRLRHPNIVQYYGSETVGDKLYIYLEFVSGGSIYKLLQEYGQLGELAIRSYTQQILSGLAYLHGKKTVHRDIKGANILVDPNGRVKLADFGMAKHITGQSCPLSLKGSPYWMAPEVIKNSNGCNLAVDIWSLGCTVLEMATTKPPWSQYEGVAAMFKIGNSKELPAIPDHLSEEGKDFVRLCLQRNPYHRRTAAKLLEHPFVKNTAPLERPLPTPEPADSTSLPNGMRNLGVGFERNLSGLDSERLAVHSSRVSPARPRSSEYHIPRNISCPVSPIGSPLLHSRSPQHLNGMMSPSPISSPRATSGSSTPLTGGSGAIPFHLSQQSLYMQDGFGAMPKSPNSVFLNGPCYHDHNPNILRGMQSGPRAMMTPVSSESEIRVKQIERERPYQGGPCNGRALLADRVSQQLLREQVKLNPSVEFSPRSTLPSRTHGL; encoded by the exons ATGCCTTCATGGTGGGGCAAGTCATCATCAAAAGAAGCAAAGAAAAAAACAGGTGATGAAACCATCCTTGACACATTACGAAGGAAATTCAGAAGTCCATCTGATGTGAAGTTAGATAGTAGCTCAGGAGCATCTCGAAGGCATTGCATTGACACTGTCTCCGAGAGGGGTGCTCAATCTAGGGCAGAATCTCGATCTCCTTCTCCTTCCAAGGATTCTAAACGTGTTGGGAGGTGTCAAAGTTTTGTTGAAAGGCCTCTTGCCCAGCCACTTCCACTTCCAGGCTTGCATCCTGCCAATGTTAGTCGTACAGATTCTGGAATCAGTCTGACATCAAAGCCGAGATTAGAAAAGAGCTCCAAGTCATCATTGTTTCGTCCCCTTCCAAGACCTTCCTGCATCAGGAGCACTGCAGATCATTCTGAGTTGGACAATGATTTGGTTACTGCTTCTGTTTCTAGCAACAGTTCAGTAGAGAGTGATGATTTGACGGATTCTCGGCTGCGCAGTCCGCAAGCATCTGATCTTGATATTGGGCCAAGAACTGCTGCTGGAAGCCCTTCTAG TGTCATGCTCAAAGATAATTCACCAAAATCTGCCCAGAATAATTCTATAGAAGCACTTAGACCTGGGAGCATTCCGTTAAGCAAACAAAATACTACTGCCTCTACAAGAAGAAGACCTCTTGGCAATCATGTGCCCAATTTGCAGGTACCTGCTCATGGTGCTTTTTACAGTGCTCCTGACAGCTCGATGTCCAGTCCCTCAAGAAGCCCAATTAGAACACCTAACTCTGAACAAGTTTTGAACACTGCTTTCTGGGCTAGTAAACCTTATCCTGATGTCACTTTACTTGGATCTGGTCACTGCTCTAGTCCAGGCTCAGGCCACAACTCTGGCCACAATTCCATGGGAGGGGATATATCAGGACAGCTGTTTTGGCAGCAACCAAGCAGAGGTAGCCCTGAGCATTCTCCAATACCTAGTCCAAGAATGACTAGCCCTGGGCCAAGCTCTAGAGTTCAGAGTGGTGCTGTTACTCCGATACATCCTAGAGCTGCAGCCTCAGGTTCTGAGACACATGCAAGCTGGGGTGATGATGGAAAACAACAGAGTCATCGTTTACCTCTTCCACCAGTAGCAATTCCTAGTCCTTCCCCATTTTCTCATGGAAATTCAGCAGCCACATCTCCCTCTGTTCCGAGAAGTCCTGCTAGAGGGGACAATCTTCCGAGCCCCACCTTGCGGTGGAAAAAGGGAAGGTTACTTGGTAGAGGAACTTTTGGACATGTATATCTTGGGTTTAATAG TGAAACGGGTGAAATGTGCGCGATGAAGGAGGTGACACTGTTTTCTGACGATCCAAAATCAAAGGAAAGTGCTAAGCAGCTTCAACAG GAAATTTCTTTGTTGAGCCGCCTACGACATCCAAATATTGTGCAGTATTACGGTTCAGAAACT GTTGGTGATAAACTCTATATATACTTGGAATTTGTGTCTGGTGGGTCTATCTATAAGCTTCTTCAAGAGTATGGACAGCTCGGTGAACTTGCAATACGTAGTTATACTCAACAAATACTTTCTGGACTTGCATACCTCCATGGGAAAAAAACTGTTCATAG GGACATTAAAGGAGCAAATATACTTGTTGATCCTAATGGACGTGTTAAGTTGGCAGATTTTGGTATGGCAAAACAT ATTACAGGACAATCATGTCCGTTGTCATTGAAAGGAAGCCCTTACTGGATGGCACCTGAG gttataaaaaattcaaatggtTGTAACCTCGCTGTTGATATTTGGAGCCTTGGTTGTACTGTCTTAGAGATGGCAACAACCAAACCACCTTGGAGCCAATATGAAGGG GTTGCTGCTATGTTCAAGATAGGTAACAGCAAAGAATTACCGGCTATTCCTGATCATCTTTCTGAGGAAGGAAAAGATTTTGTGAGGCTATGTTTGCAACGAAATCCATATCATCGCCGAACAGCAGCTAAATTACTAGAGCACCCATTTGTCAAGAATACTGCTCCTCTGGAGAGGCCTTTGCCAACCCCTGAGCCAGCTGATTCAACTAGTCTTCCAAATGGGATGAGGAATTTG GGGGTTGGATTTGAGAGGAATCTATCTGGTTTGGACTCAGAAAGACTTGCTGTTCATTCATCCAGGGTTTCACCAGCTCGACCTCGCTCCAG CGAGTATCACATCCCACGGAACATATCTTGTCCTGTTTCTCCAATCGGTAGTCCACTTTTACATTCAAGGTCACCTCAGCATCTTAATGGTATGATGTCTCCTTCTCCTATATCCAGCCCACGAGCCACTTCTGGCTCGTCAACACCCCTTACTGGTGGTAGTGGTGCAATCCCATTTCATCTCTCACAACAGTCACTTTACATGCAAGATGGTTTTGGAGCCATGCCAAAGTCCCCCAACAGTGTTTTTCTCAACGGACCATGTTACCATGATCATAACCCAAACATTCTTCGAGGAATGCAATCTGGACCCCGTGCTATGATGACACCAGTGAGTTCTGAAAGTGAAATTCGTGTGAAGCAGATTGAAAGAGAAAGACCCTATCAAGGGGGCCCATGTAATGGACGGGCATTATTGGCTGATCGTGTATCCCAGCAGCTCTTGCGGGAGCAAGTTAAGCTAAATCCTTCAGTGGAATTCAGCCCCCGCTCAACGTTGCCTAGTCGGACCCATGGCCTCTAG
- the LOC130806755 gene encoding short-chain dehydrogenase TIC 32, chloroplastic-like gives MVDYDHPLVNTKTKTHFNSLPKIYQKMWVLGRKGSSGFSGSSTAEQVTEGINGDGLTAIVTGATSGIGAETARVLALRGVHVIMGVRNTTLSRDMKQTIAKDIPSAKIDVMELDLSSMASVRKFALEFNSSGCPLNLLINNAGIMATPFMLSKDNIELQFATNHLGHFLLTNLLLERMKRTALESKTEGRIVNVSSRRHKLSYPEGIRFAKINDPSGYNSLSAYGQSKLANVLHANELARQLKEEGVKVTANSVHPGVVDTDIFRHHSLFRGLVNLVGQWVVKNVQQGAATTCYVALHPNVRGVSGKYFADCNITEASAQSNDADLARKLWDLSSSLVK, from the exons ATGGTGGACTATGATCATCCACTGGTGAACACTAAAACCAAAACCCATTTTAATTCTTTACCAAAAATCTACCAAAAAATGTGGGTGTTGGGCAGAAAAGGGTCATCAGGATTCTCAGGAAGCTCAACAGCTGAACAAGTTACTGAAGGCATTAATGGCGATGGTCTTACAGCCATTGTCACAG GAGCAACAAGTGGTATTGGAGCTGAAACTGCTCGAGTACTTGCACTGCGTGGTGTCCATGTTATTATGGGGGTAAGAAATACGACATTGTCCAGGGACATGAAACAAACAATAGCAAAAGATATCCCGTCTGCAAAAATCGATGTAATGGAATTGGACCTCAGCTCTATGGCTTCTGTCAGGAAATTTGCTTTAGAATTTAATTCATCAGGCTGTCCACTAAATCTTCTCAT TAATAACGCGGGCATAATGGCTACCCCTTTCATGCTTTCCAAAGACAATATTGAGCTACAATTTGCAACCAACCATTTAG GCCACTTTCTTTTGACAAATTTATTGCTCGAGAGAATGAAGAGGACTGCACTAGAGAGTAAAACAGAAGGAAGGATCGTAAATGTATCATCAAGGCGCCACAAGCTATCTTATCCTGAAGGAATTCGATTTGCCAAAATAAATGATCCTTCAGG GTACAATAGCCTATCAGCCTATGGTCAGTCAAAGCTTGCAAATGTTTTGCACGCTAATGAACTTGCAAGACAATTAAAG GAAGAGGGAGTAAAGGTAACGGCCAATTCAGTTCACCCAGGAGTAGTTGACACTGATATTTTTCGCCATCACAGCCTTTTTAGAG GTTTAGTTAATCTTGTGGGGCAATGGGTTGTCAAAAATGTCCAACAG GGTGCAGCAACGACGTGCTATGTAGCATTGCACCCGAATGTGAGAGGGGTGAGTGGCAAATATTTTGCCGACTGCAATATAACTGAAGCAAGCGCACAGAGTAATGATGCGGATTTGGCCAGGAAGTTGTGGGATCTCAGCTCTAGTCTAGTCAAATGA